One part of the Ochotona princeps isolate mOchPri1 chromosome 18, mOchPri1.hap1, whole genome shotgun sequence genome encodes these proteins:
- the LRRC30 gene encoding leucine-rich repeat-containing protein 30, whose protein sequence is MGARQSRTNSKDKDPKGMLILRKGQKFAPWDDTLLLGRDPRSLLKRGMRHVSFSLVTKGMTDIPDFLWGLSEVQKLNLSHNQLRVLPPEVGRLTRIVVLNLCGNRLKSLPREISLLHSLKVLFVNMNCLSEVPAELSQCRNLEVLSLSHNCLSQLPASFADLSRLKKLNLSNNYFAHIPVCVFSLKELDFLHVGSNRLENIAESIQCLVSLQIFIAESNNIHSFPRSLCLVSSLEMLNLNNNDIQTLPDELYLLGRLARIAWNPMDKGLHISHNPLSKPLPELVEGGLDMLFSYLKDKKHH, encoded by the coding sequence ATGGGGGCCAGGCAGTCAAGGACCAATTCCAAGGACAAGGACCCCAAGGGGATGCTGATCCTCAGGAAGGGACAGAAGTTCGCTCcgtgggatgacactctgctctTGGGAAGGGACCCACGGTCACTGCTGAAGCGGGGCATGCGCCACGTCAGCTTCAGCTTGGTCACAAAAGGAATGACGGACATCCCAGACTTTCTGTGGGGCCTGTCTGAGgtccagaaactcaatctgtcACACAATCAGCTCCGGGTTCTCCCTCCCGAGGTGGGGAGACTGACACGGATTGTGGTCTTGAACTTGTGCGGGAATCGTCTGAAGAGTCTGCCCAGGGAAATCAGCCTCCTCCACAGTCTCAAGGTGCTGTTTGTGAACATGAACTGCCTGAGCGAGGTGCCGGCAGAGCTGAGTCAGTGCAGGAACCTGGAAGTGCTGAGCTTGTCGCACAACTGCCTGTCCCAGCTTCCCGCCAGCTTTGCCGACCTCTCCCGTTTGAAGAAACTGAACCTCAGCAACAACTACTTTGCACACATCCCCGTGTGTGTGTTCTCACTGAAGGAACTGGATTTCTTGCACGTGGGCTCCAATCGCCTGGAGAACATCGCGGAGAGCATCCAGTGTCTGGTCAGCCTGCAGATCTTCATCGCTGAGAGCAACAATATCCACTCCTTCCCAAGGTCACTCTGCCTCGTCTCTAGCCTGGAGATGCTGAACTTAAACAACAATGACATCCAGACTCTCCCAGATGAGCTCTACCTGCTGGGTAGACTGGCAAGGATCGCGTGGAATCCTATGGACAAGGGACTGCACATCTCCCACAACCCTTTGTCCAAACCACTGCCGGAGCTAGTGGAGGGAGGCCTGGACATGCTCTTCAGTTACCTAAAGGACAAAAAGCACCACTGA